Sequence from the Fictibacillus arsenicus genome:
CTGATATCCTGCTTCTGTAAGTGTTTCAAACCCCGCTTTTACTAGTGAAGATAATCCGCCGCAAAGAACAGCCTGTTCTCCAAATAAATCTGTTTCGGTTTCTTCCTGAAAGCTTGTTTCCAAAACACCAGCACGAGCTGAACCAATGCCTTTTGCGTAAGAAAGAGCAGTTTCTCTAGCAGTTCCTGTAGCGTCTTGGTAAACCGCAAACAATGCAGGTACACCTTCACCCGCTTCAAAAGTCCTGCGTACTAGATGTCCCGGACCTTTAGGGGCAACCAAGAACACATCCACACCTTCAGGTGGTACAACTTGGTGATAATGAACATTGAATCCATGTGCAAATACGAGAGCATTTCCTGGAGAAAGCTCCGGCAATATTTCATTTTTATATACCTCAGGCTGTCTTTCATCCGGAAGCAATACCATAACAACGTCGGCTAGACGAGCAGCCTCGCGAACGGGATATACTTCAAATCCGTCTTTTACTGCTTCATCAAAAGATCTTCCTTCTCGGACACCAACTACAACATCATATCCGCTGTCTTTTAAGTTCAGTGCGTGTGCATGCCCTTGTGAACCATAACCAACTACTGCTACCTTCTTATTTTTTAATACATCATTTGATAGTTCGTTTTCGTAATATACTTTAGCCATTTTTAATAGTCTCCTTTACATAATAGAATAGGGGTGAAGCTCTAAAACTTTCTTTTGCGTTCCTCTTGGAATAGCTGTTATGCCAGTTCTTGAAATCTCTTTAATTCCATAAGGACGAAGCAGTTCTATCAGTGCATCTACTTTTTCACTGTCTCCGGTTACTTCGAGCGTAACGTTCTCTAATGAAACATCGAGAACTGTAGCCCTGAATGGTTCAATCAGCATTTTTATTTCACTTCGTGTATCCGGAGTGGTTAATACTTTAATAAGTGCCAGTTCTCTTGAAACAAGAGCCATATTTGTGAGATCACGGACTTTTAAAATATTGATCTGCTTATGAAGCTGTTTAACCAGCTGTTCGGCTTTTCTGTCATCCTCTACCCAAACTGTTAAAGTCACTTTTGAAACGGCAGGATCCTCCGTATGTCCGACTGTAATGTTTTCGATGTTAAATTGCCTTTTTGTAAGCAAACCGGTTAAGCGATTCAGAACACCGCTTTCGTTTAACACTGTTGCAGAAATAATACGCCTCATCCTCTCACTCCAATCATTTCGTGAAGTCCTTTTCCTGGAGCAATCATTGGATATACATTTTCATCAGCCGATACTGCGCAATCTAATACGAAAGGTTTGTTTGAAGAAAGTGCAGCCTCTAATGCCTCCCTTACCTCAGCTTCGTTTTCAGCACGCCTGCCTTCAATCCCATATGCTGATGCAAGTTTTACAAAATCAGGCTGAATATCAAGGAGAGAATGTGAGTATCTTTTTTCGTAAAAAATCTCCTGCCATTGCCGGACCATACCGAGTGATTTATTGTTAACAATTACTACAATTACAGGCAGTTCCCAATCCTGCAGAACACCCAATTCCTGCAGAGTCATCTGGAATCCTCCGTCTCCTACAACGGCGACTACTGGAAGATCTGGTCTTCCTACTTTTGCTCCTATTGCGGCTGGAAAGCCAAAGCCCATCGTTCCTAATCCTCCAGATGTAATCCATCTGTTTGAAGTTGAAAACGTATAATATTGTGCTGCCCACATCTGATGCTGTCCAACATCTGTCGAAACGATCGCAGCTCCTTTTGTAACTTCGTGTAAAATTTCCATTAATTTTTGGGGTTTTAATTCTTTATCATTAGTTTTATACATGAGTGGAAGCTCGCTTCGGTATTTTGAAAGCTGTATCACCCATTCGTTCGAATTGCCTTTTTCACCGCATGTCTGGTTTAAAGCAGTCAAGGTTTCTTTGGCACACCCTACAATAGGTAACTCTGTCGGTACATTTTTTCCGATCTCCGCGGGATCGATATCGATATGGGCAACCACCGCTTTTTTAGCAAAATGCTCTAGATTTCCAGTTAACCTGTCATCAAATCTAGCACCAACACCTATTAAAAGATCGCAATCATAGAGCGCCATATTTGCTGCATATGTGCCATGCATACCGGCCATTCCGTAGCATAAAGGATGATCTGCCGGGAAACCTCCAAGTCCAAGCAGTGTTTGAACAACAGGAATCTGATG
This genomic interval carries:
- the ilvC gene encoding ketol-acid reductoisomerase encodes the protein MAKVYYENELSNDVLKNKKVAVVGYGSQGHAHALNLKDSGYDVVVGVREGRSFDEAVKDGFEVYPVREAARLADVVMVLLPDERQPEVYKNEILPELSPGNALVFAHGFNVHYHQVVPPEGVDVFLVAPKGPGHLVRRTFEAGEGVPALFAVYQDATGTARETALSYAKGIGSARAGVLETSFQEETETDLFGEQAVLCGGLSSLVKAGFETLTEAGYQPEVAYFECLHELKLIVDLMYEGGLEGMRHSISDTAQWGDFQSGPRVIDARVKESMKEVLKDVQSGEFAKNWILENQANRPVFHVVNYQEKNHPIEKVGRELRAMMPFVKAKQKKEAVVSANN
- the ilvN gene encoding acetolactate synthase small subunit, with amino-acid sequence MRRIISATVLNESGVLNRLTGLLTKRQFNIENITVGHTEDPAVSKVTLTVWVEDDRKAEQLVKQLHKQINILKVRDLTNMALVSRELALIKVLTTPDTRSEIKMLIEPFRATVLDVSLENVTLEVTGDSEKVDALIELLRPYGIKEISRTGITAIPRGTQKKVLELHPYSIM
- the ilvB gene encoding acetolactate synthase large subunit, giving the protein MKASWVAEQKTVESSLVSGAELFIQGLKNEKVEVVFGYPGGAVLPIYDALYKAEMKHVLTRHEQGAIHAAQGYARVTGNPGVVLATSGPGATNLVTGIADAMIDSIPLVIFTGQVATKVIGTDAFQEADIVGITMPITKHNYQVQKAEDLPRIMKEAFHIANTGRKGPVLIDIPKDIAVNKAPLKEVSDIHLPGYQPTLKPNILQVKRLNEALQMSKKPVLLTGAGVLAANAEEELLAFAEYHQIPVVQTLLGLGGFPADHPLCYGMAGMHGTYAANMALYDCDLLIGVGARFDDRLTGNLEHFAKKAVVAHIDIDPAEIGKNVPTELPIVGCAKETLTALNQTCGEKGNSNEWVIQLSKYRSELPLMYKTNDKELKPQKLMEILHEVTKGAAIVSTDVGQHQMWAAQYYTFSTSNRWITSGGLGTMGFGFPAAIGAKVGRPDLPVVAVVGDGGFQMTLQELGVLQDWELPVIVVIVNNKSLGMVRQWQEIFYEKRYSHSLLDIQPDFVKLASAYGIEGRRAENEAEVREALEAALSSNKPFVLDCAVSADENVYPMIAPGKGLHEMIGVRG